Proteins encoded within one genomic window of Melospiza georgiana isolate bMelGeo1 chromosome 24, bMelGeo1.pri, whole genome shotgun sequence:
- the STMN1 gene encoding stathmin, which produces MATSDIQVKELEKRASGQAFELILSPRSKEAVAEFPLSPPKKKDVSLEEIQKKLEAAEERRKSHEAEVLKQLAEKREHEKEVLQKAIEENNNFSKMAEEKLTHKMEANKENREAQMAAKLERLREKDKHVEEVRKNKEGKDPGEAETD; this is translated from the exons ATGGCTACTTCTG ACATCCAGgtgaaggagctggagaagcGAGCCTCCGGGCAGGCCTTTGAGCTGATCCTCAGCCCCCGCTCCAAAGAGGCCGTGGCAGAGTTCCCTCTGTCCCCCCCCAAGAAGAAGGATGTGTCCCTGGAGGAGATCCAGAAGAAGTTGGAAGCGGCTGAGGAGAGACGCAAG TCCCACGAGGCAGAAGTGCTGAAGCAGCTGGCCGAGAAGAGGGAGCACGAGAAGGAGGTGCTGCAGAAAGCCATCGAGGAGAACAACAACTTCAGCAAAATGGCAGAGGAGAAGCTGACCCACAAAATGGAAGCCAACAAAGAGAACCGTGAGGCACAAATGGCTGCCAAGCTGGAGCGCTTGCGGGAGAAG gaCAAGCACGTGGAAGAGGTCCGAAAGAACAAAGAAGGCAAAGACCCCGGCGAGGCCGAGACCGACTGA